The genomic DNA attagatatatgtatgtaaggaaAGGCGGTCAGGATGCTTTTGCGCAAAaaactattgtcaaccttttttttttgctctagctttgtagaacaatagtaattgaccATAATAGTTAACCCCTTTTCTTGGGAAATGGAaactccaccgccgaagactagaTATTAGTTCATAGGTCTAAATTTATGGgctaattttgaaccacttccacacTTTACCGACCCACACAATGCAATGACAGTTGGTTTTTCAAGGGAAGCCTTTCAGTATACCTGCATTCCTAAATATTATAGTTCCACTTGAATTTATTGTTATTCTATTGATTGATGctacaaattacatacatatgtatattatgaaacATCAGTTAACTAAAAGCTAcacatattattaaaatcaatgtGTCCAGAACATTCCATTTACCATTTGTTTATATTCTACAActtcaattatataattgtatttcattttatttttatcgtgaAAAATGTGTCTTTGTAGAAGTATCAAAGATGACGGACTCGGCGTCGGAGAGCGATTCTAATTCTTTAGAAGGGGGTGCAATAATGCTACCACCCAGTCCCGTGTCTCGTGATCAACTTCAAAAACGAATTGAATCATTGCAGCAGCAAAATAGGTAAAATTATTAGTTACGACATTCGTCATATTTTAGGCTTCAGTGCATACATTTTAATTGTTCTAATTTTGTTTCAGGGTGTTGAAAGTGGAGTTAGATACTTATAAAATTCGAGTGAAATCTCTACAAGAAGAAAACCGTACTTTAAAGCAAGCTTCTGTCATAATAGTAAGTGCAATATTTTTCTGTAAAATCTCATTActcatattcatataatacTGCAATTTAACTGTAATTTTTCAGCAAGCAAAGGCAGAGCAAGAAGAGGAATTTATTTCGAAtacacttttaaaaaaaattcaagctttaaaaaaagaaaaggaaaCTTTAGCGCATCACTATGAAAGAGAGGAAGAATGTCTCACCAATGATCTGTCAAGAAAATTAAAtcaggtatacatatacattaacacgtacatatgtacatataatacatatattatgtacatgtattgtaatattacatatagtatgtacgtatattgtaATAGTAAGTATATATAATAGAGTAGTAGGCGCGTTTGGCGAATCCTTTTTGACTGTGAAATAGAAATAAAGAgattttcaccgcacgccagTGTTAGTAATTGACAGATGGATCTTAAAGCATTTGAAGTATTAATTTACATCCTTGATCTTTCCAGTTACGGCAAGAGAAATGTCGTTTGGAGCAAACTTTAGAGCAGGAGCAAGAATGTctggtaaataaattaatgcgtaaaattgaaaaattggaaGCGGAAACTTTTGCTAAGCAACTTACATTGGAACAACTACGAAGAGAAAAGGCgagaaataattttacattataaatgagtacatattatgtatatcggctataaatatttcatattaattttacagGTAGAACTTGAAAATACCCTTGAACAAGAGCAAGAAGCTCTCGTTAACAGGTTGTGGAAAAGAATGGATAAGCTTGAAGATGAAAAACGTTCTTTACAAATCCGTCTCGATCAACCTGTTTCCGATTCCACTCTTCCTAGGTAAACTTTGTACTTATAATATAGTtacactttatatacatatgatgtatgtatgtacatacacaatggtggactgggactgaaatcagtgcttgccaggagtcaaagggggcccacccagggttaaaaataCTTGTCTCCCCCCCACCCCCtacataacaaaattttcttctttccgtcacgctaaaaatcaagggtaaaaataattgaattttcaaaaatgggaataaataaatgtaagtacaagaaaaatggcaaaagcaaaatagatccataaataacattgtatatttcgttttaaaccTTGTcttaggtaaatagaatgcggtATTTACCTTCTGTagaaaacaatgcataatattaatCGAAAATCTGGCTTTTgtgggagggggcccctatcctatatttctatatacatggatgcgTCTAGATTAGGAATGGATTTtgtattcggaaactgtttaaaattgtgtatctTACTATATTGTCgaagtattatataatcaaatattattttgaaagtatgaagtaaatttaaatcgctggttgatgatgaatcgtcctatcaaaattgttttaagcaattcagtttatattattcacggaaatttgtttattcccatttttatttcagtaggtagttgttacataggtttaTACATAAtctgaggttggaaatgggccatTCGAcccttataaaaatatataaccgATCATTGGGCTttaaaagcaggtattagttgtttgtgtatatcgtaagaaactttaggtcccaaagtgcaatatcctgtaaatttttacacgtaaaatgaaatagttaataagttatttaatattaatgagggcccatattttctaacactTGCCATCAGGCAATGTCGCttttatggccagtccgccactgtacatacacacaaacatgtTGCATCATAGTATTAACCGTTTAATTGTCTATTTTAGGGATATTAGCAATGGCGATACAGCTTCCAATCTAAGTAATCACATACAAACTTTACGTTCTGAAGTAATGAGACTCaggtaatatttttatgtatttttaaaacatgcaaagaaaaatagaaaattgttTTAACATGattcatgatttaaattttaggAATCAATTAGCAGTTTCGCAGAAcgaatcaaaagaaaaaatgcAACGTTACGCAATGGAAGAAAAAAGTATTAGGGAAGAAAATATACGCTTAcaacaaaaattacaaatggAGGTTGTTGTTCCGACTGaaacgttttatattttattattttaggatatgatttatttttctgaTTGCATTTTAGGTTGAACGCCGCGAAGCATTGTGTCGTCATCTTTCCGAAAGCGAATCGTCTTTAGAAATGGAAGAAGATCCTCAAAATgtctgtttattattatttatttttattattattttctgttacaattaattttatataaaatataaattatgcagGTACGTGGACGAATAATTTCATCCCCACCACCCGGAATGAATCGTCCAATATCACCACTTCATCCAGCTTCCCGTTGCATTACACATTCACAAGTGAGTATTAatgtttgaatattattatataatactcgtattaaattgatttgcacttttgtaaatttgatcaCTCAAATTCTGTCTTCAAAGGGAGGACAATGTTGTGCAGTTTTAGCTGGAATGTACCCTTCTATGCCTATGAATACAACGCCTTCCAGTCACCTACCTGTGAGTTGAGTACAACTACTACACGTGTGCATATATTGTATACGTGTAACTTTTTCCTTTTATAAATCAAGTGGGTCATAATAATTTCTGCACATTTAGATGCGACGCGCTAGTGACAGGTTCGTGAAGCCTGCTATTCCATCGGCGCTGCCTCAAAGCGCACCAGGTCTACAATCTCCCAGTGCTGTGACTCCAGCGACACCTTCCGTCCCTTCCGCTGCATCAGTGCCGGTTGCTCTGTTTGCTCAACCTGCCAGCCCCATGGATACGACCAGCAAAGACTAGTCTACTTAAATTATCACAGCGCGAAATGACGTACGATTCACAAAATTGGCAGTATTTGCGttggttttgttttttatacatatatttgttaacGCATcgccaatattcattttttttctgtagCAGCTTCTGCAACGCAATGTcaattgttaaatataatacaaaattttttattttctagttTTCAAAGCTGACAATAtgtaatctttaaaaaaaatgtaatcacGTATTGCCTGTATCCTTTTGGTATTTATGCACTgcctatattatatttaagtcgatatttaaattttgaactgtatttattgtaattttgacTCGAGTCAAATATGCATTTGCGACTGATATGCCAATTCGAATCAACAATatcttatgtgtgtatgtataatctgTAATTCTTATCGTACAAATCAAGTGAACAGTGTGCTCAAAATCATATTATGAACTTTTATATGAgattagtatacatacattcgaGTTGCAGCTAAgtcatatatgaaatataatacctaAATCACCCCTCTTTATATGTGTCCCAGTTGAATATGCTCCTAGTACGCTGGTATAAATTATACTaatcaaaaatattgttaaataaatatccatGTATAATCTGGCTTGAGCATACGCTTATACGTTTTATGTCGAATTTAGgtattattagtttatttataaaGTCGTTTGTGTGTGTTGGTATGAATGCATTTGTATGCTTGTGtgtttttagttattttatatgcctaaattatatatatatacatatattggtctCCGGGTTGCTTTTTTTATACATTGGGATGGGATATACACAAACTGAAGTTTGAAGCTTTCTATTTTCGCGTGCCGATATTTTttgttatgtttaaaaatatatatatatacatatgtagacacatAGATTTCGTttgaatcaaatatgtataactaTAATTTTTCAGTGTATAATTGTCGATAATCTTTTGTGTATGGAATGAGATCACTTTGTATGTTTCTAACAATCTgtttttgaagttttttttgtaaatgttcTTTTTAGCTTgtaaatgtacatgtacattaaaattaaatatatatattaaaatttaatactatttaccGTGGCCACGAAGGCTATTTtgaatgttatatatttttcttgggtttgattttaatgttgaagagtaaaaaatatgcACAGTTTAAACTTgttattcaatatacatatgtgtcaaCGACATCACAGCTTGAGTCACGCTATGAAAGGGTGCAATTAGTTTTCATTGTGTtgctgaaaaatatatgctaagaaaatatacatagtgGGAACTTTTTTCGATAATGATCAACTTCTAGGACTATCATGCTTTGACGCctgtattttaataacaaattataaaaaataaacatgttaAATTACTACAGTCGCTGTTTGTATTGATGAGCCAAAATATATCAATCCAATATCCCTATATCATTCAAACAACTTTTGAAAGTTGAATATTAACTTTACATAATAATTgaggtttatttttttaaataagaagtAAGAAAAATGAAAAGTTCTATTTCAGTCAtgttttattattctttttcacaattttctgttttcgttgGTTGTCTTTTGAAGCGGAGCGTTTTGGCAATGAGCTGCCAATAATTTCACTAGGATTAACTGGACTAATTTCTTGATCCATTGGTTCGATCCGACAAATAATATTTGGTGTCTTATCACTGACAGTAACATCTATGTTATTCTTTGATAAATTATCTTTTTCTGGTTCAAATTCACTAGGTTTCAACGTTGGCGAGTTTTTATCCTCCAAAAACATGGTTAATTGAGGGTTAGGTATGATATTCGCTAACAACAGTGGCCATTTGAATAGTGCTTCAAAGCGGCTTACCCACAAGTCAAGACTTTCATGGTGGTTTATGTGATTGTTAGCAATGATTTCGGCGATAAAGCGTTTGGCAATACTATGAAcgtgattaaattttaataatgacaAGGTCCGAACAGTCGAAATGGTTTGTACTGAAGGAGGGAAGTGACTTGTTACAGACGAGTTTCCTGAATCGTGTTGCCAAATATTCATTTCTATTGTTGATACCGCTTTGGTATTGACGTTTTCTGCCTTAACTGTTTTGTTTTTTCTGGAATACGTTCTGATACCAGAGGGTTTTGTCATCTCAATAATGGGTTTCGATTGTAATAGGTCGTTTAACACTTGCATAGAAGGTGTCAATTTGTGTGAGCCGCGATATGAATTGAAAAGATTAACATTTAGCTTTGCACCGAGTAAAAATAATGCAGATTTCAATTGAAGTGGATTGATATCGTTTATTTTGGTGTGCACTGGTTCTTTTGGCGATTCTATTTGTTTGTTGTTGAGCTGTTGAAAATATCGGCACAGTTGTCGGTCTAGAACGTCTCTTCTGCTTTTAATCTGTTTCAATGCAGGCAGTGGCAATAGAAAATCTGTAGACGCTCCACATACTGCTTGTATAGCATCATTAAATTGCATTACAGCTGCAATTTTAGTTACCGGATTGGTTTTACTTCTAGCTACATGGGACAAAGGAAGTTTGGGATGCTTTTTTTGCCATCTGGTCAAAAAGACATACCGTCGTTGGATACTTAAAAGCGATCTATTGGGAAGTTTCTTTCGCATCTCCTGGAAATTTGGAGGCTCTTTGGCGGATATCGTCACTATGAGAGTATCTTCTGCTAGGGTCCAATTTAGAATACTTTTACGATGCAGTTGTGTGTAGTAATGGCTAGCGATGGCTTTCTCAGATCGACCCGGTAGATAAGAAGATATCTTTTTGAAATCCCTACCAAACAAAACGGCAGCAGATTCTAATACGTTACCTTCTTCACGAGTGAATTTCCCTTTTTTGTAATACTTATAA from Arctopsyche grandis isolate Sample6627 chromosome 1, ASM5162203v2, whole genome shotgun sequence includes the following:
- the LOC143921135 gene encoding coiled-coil domain-containing protein 6 encodes the protein MDGGASLEVSKMTDSASESDSNSLEGGAIMLPPSPVSRDQLQKRIESLQQQNRVLKVELDTYKIRVKSLQEENRTLKQASVIIQAKAEQEEEFISNTLLKKIQALKKEKETLAHHYEREEECLTNDLSRKLNQLRQEKCRLEQTLEQEQECLVNKLMRKIEKLEAETFAKQLTLEQLRREKVELENTLEQEQEALVNRLWKRMDKLEDEKRSLQIRLDQPVSDSTLPRDISNGDTASNLSNHIQTLRSEVMRLRNQLAVSQNESKEKMQRYAMEEKSIREENIRLQQKLQMEVERREALCRHLSESESSLEMEEDPQNVRGRIISSPPPGMNRPISPLHPASRCITHSQGGQCCAVLAGMYPSMPMNTTPSSHLPMRRASDRFVKPAIPSALPQSAPGLQSPSAVTPATPSVPSAASVPVALFAQPASPMDTTSKD
- the Pbp95 gene encoding proximal sequence element A Pbp95 encodes the protein MEKDDIAKLEAALRTTAGAGPEEQTAIGVGVGVGVSGRQKKCEKWKASASALRETRAANEAAVAAVDRLLQRATTALADCRQLQLKLQLQLQRAATDKSRNPTTFRYFRWPYFSDQNKFLPPDNEDTKSRRQLQLPDLMRLPPVYSWNLSHKHSLRRSITQQARKRAVTAASSNLKALQRQVADDEEIRAANEALTQAMSENTPLEQFVDPLSAPDTYDWDMVAADCPGRSGFECRAMWRVFLHPQINKSPWTATEVSQFKQQIEQMGPHRWDQIAKDLGTNRTAYQCFVYYKMFICRNQTAGVKWTPEEDLYVFNVVESCRVGDYIPWSKVAFYVENRSKLQIYNRWLHIYKYYKKGKFTREEGNVLESAAVLFGRDFKKISSYLPGRSEKAIASHYYTQLHRKSILNWTLAEDTLIVTISAKEPPNFQEMRKKLPNRSLLSIQRRYVFLTRWQKKHPKLPLSHVARSKTNPVTKIAAVMQFNDAIQAVCGASTDFLLPLPALKQIKSRRDVLDRQLCRYFQQLNNKQIESPKEPVHTKINDINPLQLKSALFLLGAKLNVNLFNSYRGSHKLTPSMQVLNDLLQSKPIIEMTKPSGIRTYSRKNKTVKAENVNTKAVSTIEMNIWQHDSGNSSVTSHFPPSVQTISTVRTLSLLKFNHVHSIAKRFIAEIIANNHINHHESLDLWVSRFEALFKWPLLLANIIPNPQLTMFLEDKNSPTLKPSEFEPEKDNLSKNNIDVTVSDKTPNIICRIEPMDQEISPVNPSEIIGSSLPKRSASKDNQRKQKIVKKNNKT